A genome region from Pygocentrus nattereri isolate fPygNat1 chromosome 6, fPygNat1.pri, whole genome shotgun sequence includes the following:
- the grtp1b gene encoding growth hormone-regulated TBC protein 1b, with protein MSLLGDHESAEDGILHGNDCQRVDQYGFEQPDDLNHEIYEEMMSEYLTLLSRRSVKWSRLLKENTKVEKNLKVKRYVRKGVPNEYRALIWMAASGAQQHLQMNHGYYDSLLRGRHDHHLEQTIRTDLHRTFPDNIHFRDSSQLCLQTALFNVLLAYGHHNKDIGYCQGMNFIAGYLLIITKDEEKSFWLMDALLGRILPDYYTTAMLGLKTDQEVLGELVKVKVPGVWQAMTQHNVMWTLVVSRWFLCLYIDILPMETVLRIWDCLFYEGSKILFRVALTLIRHHQNLIQQAQNLPDICERFKLITRGEFVEDCHAFIQNIFTEPGSLSMATITKLRETCRDRIQAQESGC; from the exons ATGAGTCTGTTGGGTGATCATGAATCTGCTGAAGATGGAATTTTACATGGAAATGATTGTCAGAG AGTAGACCAGTATGGATTTGAGCAGCCTGATGACTTGAACCACGAAATCTATGAGGAGATGATGTCTGAGTACTTAACCTTGCTGTCCAGAAGATCGGTGAAGTGGTCCAGACTGTTAAAAGAGAACACCAAGGTGGAGAAGAATCTGAAAG TGAAGCGGTACGTGAGAAAAGGGGTCCCTAATGAATACCGGGCTCTGATCTGGATGGCAGCCAGTGGAGCCCAGCAGCATCTGCAGATGAACCACGGCTATTACGACTCTCTTCTGAGAGGTCGCCATGATCACCACCTGGAGCAGACTATACGCACTG acctgcacagaaccttcccAGACAACATCCACTTCCGCGACTCCTCCCAGCTGTGTTTACAGACAGCTCTGTTTAATGTGCTTCTGGCATACGGGCACCACAACAAGGACATTGGTTACTGTCAG ggAATGAACTTTATTGCAGGATACCTCCTTATCATAACCAAAGATGAAGAGAAGTCATTCTGGTTAATGGATGCTTTGCTGGGCAGAATCTTACCTG ATTACTACACCACTGCTATGCTGGGACTGAAGACAGATCAGGAGGTGCTGGGAGAGCTGGTGAAGGTTAAGGTGCCTGGTGTGTGGCAGGCCATGACTCAACACAATGTAATGTGGACCCTGGTGGTCTCCCGGTGGTTTCTTTGCCTTTACATTGACATCCTTCCCATGGAG ACAGTGCTGCGAATATGGGATTGTCTTTTCTACGAGGGCTCGAAGATATTGTTCCGTGTGGCCCTCACACTGATTCGTCACCATCAGAACCTAATCCAGCAGGCACAGAACCTCCCTGACATATGTGAGCGTTTCAAACTGATTACCCGTGGGGAGTTTGTGGAAGATTGTCATGCATTCATACAG AACATTTTTACGGAGCCTGGGAGCCTCTCCATGGCAACCATCACTAAACTCAGGGAAACATGTCGTGATCGCATACAAGCTCAGGAGTCTGGATGTTAA
- the lamp1b gene encoding lysosome-associated membrane glycoprotein 1b: MIPRRPKQPLPAALTFLLVLAVTLRPSLSSDALATTSPPAPPSPPSKPERGDYNVTNNGTACLMARMGLQLNITYLSRSQGKAVQEIINIHPNLTKHSGSCEAETASLKLTEDNTNLTFIFSLNSTTNKYHLSGLELSAKLSDMAQPLTLSNTSLDYLQGNLGYSYMCQQELTLSVGQNFSLNTFQLQVQPFGVSGDQFGSAEDCELDEDEMLIPIIVGAALAGLVLIVLFAYLIGRKRSHAGYQTI, translated from the exons CTGTAACACTACGTCCGAGTTTATCCAGTGATGCACTGGCCACCACTTCTCCTCCAGCTCCCCCCTCACCTCCCAGCAAACCCGAGAGAGGGGACTACAATGTTACCAACAATGGCACCGCCTGCCTGATGGCACGCATGGGACTGCAGCTCAACATTACttacctctctcgctctcagggCAAG gCAGTTCAAGAGATCATAAACATCCATCCGAACCTGACAAAGCACTCTGGATCTTGTGAGGCTGAGACAGCAAGCTtaaaactcacagaagacaaCACTAATCTCACTTTCATCTTCTCTTTG AATTCTACAACTAACAAGTATCACCTCAGTGGACTGGAGCTGTCAGCCAAGTTGTCAGACATGGCTC AGCCCCTGACTCTCAGTAACACTAGTCTGGACTACCTGCAAGGAAATCTGGGGTACTCTTACATGTGTCAACAAGAGCTGACTTTGAGCGTTGGGCAGAATTTCTCCCTCAACACCTTTCAGCTGCAGGTGCAGCCATTTGGTGTCAGTGGTGATCAGTTTGGATCAG CTGAGGACTGTGAGCTGGATGAAGATGAAATGTTGATCCCCATTATAGTGGGCGCTGCCCTGGCTGGCCTGGTGCTCATTGTCCTCTTTGCCTACCTTATTGGCAGGAAGAGGAGTCATGCTGGCTACCAGACCATCTGA